In Diaphorobacter ruginosibacter, the genomic stretch GCGCTATCTCGCCGCGCTCGCGCTCGTCGGTGCCGCGCAACTCAGGCTGCAGCTCGCAGTGCACTTCGACTTCATCGAGCAGGCCTTCGCGGCTCAGGTGCATCTGATAGAGCCCGGTGAGCTTGGCATGGGCCAGCACGATTTCCTCGACCTGCGTGGGGAACACGTTCACGCCACGGATGATCATCATGTCGTCGCTGCGGCCCACGATCTTGCCCATGCGGCGGAACGAGCGTGCCGTGGGCGGCAGGAGGCGCGTGAGGTCGCGCGTGCGGTAGCGGATGATGGGCATGGCCTCCTTGGTGAGCGAGGTGAAGACCAGTTCGCCCTCCTCGCCGTCCGCCACGGGTTCGCCGGTCTCCGGGTGGATGATCTCGGGATAGAAATGGTCTTCCCAGATCACCGGGCCGTCCTTGGTCTCCACGCACTCGCTGGCCACGCCCGGGCCCATCACCTCGGAGAGCCCGTAGATGTCGACAGCATCGAGCGCGGCCTTTCGCTCGATATCGTGACGCATGGCCTCGGTCCAGGGTTCGGCACCGAAGATGCCCACCTTCAGCGAACTGGCGGCCGGGTCCAGCCCCTGCCGCGTGAACTCCTCGATCAGCACCTGCATGTAGCTCGGCGTGACCATGATGATGTCGGGCTTGAAGTCGTTGATGAGCTGCACCTGCTTCTCGCTCTGCCCACCCGACATCGGGATCACCGTGCAGCCCGCACGCTCCGCGCCATAGTGGGCACCGAGGCCGCCCGTGAACAGCCCGTAGCCATAGGACACATGCACCATGTCGCCCGGCCGGCCTCCCGCCGCACGGATCGAACGCGCCACCAGATCGGCCCAGGTGCCGATATCGTTCAATGTGTAGCCGACCACCGTGGGCTTGCCCGTGGTGCCGCTCGATGCGTGGATGCGGGCGATCTTCTCGCGGGGCACCGCGAACAGGCCGAACGGATAGTTGTTGCGCAGGTCGGCCTTCACCGTGAACGGGAACTTCGACAGATCGGAGAGCTGCCTGAGATCGTCCGGGTGCACGCCCTTGGCGTCGAACGCGCGGCGGTAGTGCGGCACGTTGTCGTAGGCGTGCTGCAGCGTCTCCTTCAGGCGCCTGAGCTGCAGCGCGGAAATCTCGTCGCGGCTGGCCTTCTCGATGTCGCAGAGGTCGGCAGGGTCCGGGATCTTCACGGTCATGGGTTGGTCTCCTGCATCATCAAACCGGCTCACCGACAGCGGGCTTGCCCTTCATCGTGTACGAGCGCCCGCGAAATGCCGCGATGCGCTCCCCGTTCTGGTTGCGGACATCACAGTCGTAGAGC encodes the following:
- the paaK gene encoding phenylacetate--CoA ligase PaaK, whose protein sequence is MTVKIPDPADLCDIEKASRDEISALQLRRLKETLQHAYDNVPHYRRAFDAKGVHPDDLRQLSDLSKFPFTVKADLRNNYPFGLFAVPREKIARIHASSGTTGKPTVVGYTLNDIGTWADLVARSIRAAGGRPGDMVHVSYGYGLFTGGLGAHYGAERAGCTVIPMSGGQSEKQVQLINDFKPDIIMVTPSYMQVLIEEFTRQGLDPAASSLKVGIFGAEPWTEAMRHDIERKAALDAVDIYGLSEVMGPGVASECVETKDGPVIWEDHFYPEIIHPETGEPVADGEEGELVFTSLTKEAMPIIRYRTRDLTRLLPPTARSFRRMGKIVGRSDDMMIIRGVNVFPTQVEEIVLAHAKLTGLYQMHLSREGLLDEVEVHCELQPELRGTDERERGEIAQWVQQRIKTLIGISTRVRVMEPDSIERTLTGKARRVIDKRPR